In Candidatus Woesearchaeota archaeon, one DNA window encodes the following:
- a CDS encoding 50S ribosomal protein L40e: MTKFPEAAARLFRRVYVCRKCKNKQKADVLKVLEKTVSCRRCGSKRLRPIKSKK, translated from the coding sequence ATGACAAAATTCCCAGAAGCAGCAGCAAGATTATTTAGAAGAGTTTATGTCTGTAGAAAATGTAAGAACAAACAAAAAGCAGATGTTTTAAAAGTCTTAGAAAAAACAGTAAGTTGTAGAAGATGCGGCTCAAAGAGATTGAGACCAATCAAAAGTAAGAAGTAA
- the eif5A gene encoding translation initiation factor IF-5A produces the protein MTEIRQEEAASLKPGRYVIFDGKACIVKDNQISKTGKHGHAKCRIDAISIVASQRIVKMIMGSDRVEVPIIEKKTAQVLTINGNKASAMDTETYETVELIISEELTSEVKEGSEVVYWIVLDEKVIKQVNKK, from the coding sequence ATGACAGAAATCAGACAAGAAGAAGCAGCGAGCCTTAAACCGGGCAGATATGTTATATTTGACGGTAAAGCCTGTATTGTTAAAGATAACCAAATATCAAAAACAGGTAAACACGGTCATGCTAAATGTAGAATTGATGCTATTTCTATAGTAGCCAGTCAAAGAATAGTTAAAATGATTATGGGTAGTGATAGAGTAGAAGTACCTATAATTGAAAAGAAAACTGCCCAAGTTTTAACAATCAATGGAAACAAAGCTTCAGCAATGGATACTGAAACTTATGAAACAGTTGAATTAATAATCTCAGAAGAACTTACTTCAGAAGTAAAAGAAGGTTCAGAAGTAGTTTATTGGATAGTTTTAGATGAAAAAGTAATAAAACAGGTAAATAAAAAATGA